The DNA sequence CAGTACCAGGTGACCGGCGCGGCGGGGGAGAAGCCCACGATCACCGTCCCGACCGGGTGCACGCCGCAGGACGGCCTGCTGGTCGAGGACCTGGCCGAGGGCACCGGCGCGGAGATCAAGCCGGGCTCGACGGCGCAGGTGCACTACGTGCTGGCGACGTTCCGCGACCAGAAGACCCGTGAGGCTTCGTGGGACAGCGGCGAGCCGTTCGAGGTCGAGAACATCGGCCAGGCGCAGGTCATCAAGGGCTGGAACGAAGGCCTGATCGGGCTCAAGGAGGGCGGCCGGCGGCTGCTCGTCGTCCCCTCGGACAAGGGCTACCCGAACGGCTCGGGCGACATCCAGCCCGGCGAGACGCTGATCTTCGTCGTCGACGCGGTCAAGGTCGAGGGCTGAGCTCCACCCGCACCCGGACGTGACGAAGGGCGGTCCCGCAGCGGGACCGCCCTTCCGCGTGCCGGGACCGGGGAGCTCAGGGCACCAGCAGCAGCTTGCCCGTCGTGCGGCGGCCTTCCAGGTCCTCGTGCGCCCGCCTCGCCTCGGCCAGCGGGTAGCGCCCGCCGATCCGCACGGTCAGCGCACCGCCCACCACGGCCTCGAACAGCTCGCCGGTCCGCCACTCCAGCTCCTCGCGGGTGGCCACGTGCGCACCCAGCGACGGCCGGGTCAGGAACACCGAGCCCGCCTGGTTGAGCCGCAGCGGGTCGAACGGCGGCACCGCGCCGCTGGACGCGCCGAACAGCGCCAGCATGCCGCGCGGCTTCAGGCTGGCCAGGCTCCCGTCGAACGTGGTCGCGCCGACGCCGTCGTACACGGCCGCGACGCCCACGCCGTCGGTGAGCTCGCGCACCACGGGCGCGAAGTCCACCCGGTCGTACCGGATCACCTCATCGGCACCGGCCTCGCGCGCCAACGCCTCCTTCGCCTCGGTGGACACCGTGCCGATCACGCGCGCGCCCCGAGCCTTGGCCAACTGCACCAGCAGCAGACCCACGCCACCGGCCGCGGCGTGCACGAGGACCGTGTCGCCCTTCTGGACCGGGTACGTGGACGCGACCAGGTAGTGCGCGGTCAGGCCTTGCAGCAGAAGCGCGCCCGCCGTGTCGTCGTCCACCCCGTCGGGCACCGGCACCGCGTCCCCGACCGGCACCACGGCCTGCTCGGCGTAGCTGCCGAGGGACTGCGCCCAGGCCACCCGGTCGCCCACCGCGAAGCCGGTGACGTCCGGGCCGACCGCGCTGACCCGGCCCGCGCCCTCCAGCCCCGGCCCGAACGGCAGGGCCAGCGGGTAGCGGCCTTCGCGGTGGTAGCAGTCGATGAAGTTGACCCCGGCGGCGGCCACGTCCACCAGCAGCTCACCCGAGCCCGGCGACTTCGCCTCCACGTCGGTGAACTCCAGCGCTCCCGGCCCGCCGGTCGCGCGCACCACCACTGCCTTGGGCATGTGTTCGTCCTCCTGTCGCGATGTCCTACGTCAGCACACCAACCGCCGCGGCGGCCGGTGTGTTCCGCTTCTCACCCACCGAGAGCGACCTTGCGGGCCAGCCCGAGCGGCAACGCGCCCGCGCCCGCGACGGTGTCGTGGAACTCGCGCGGCGACCCGGTGAACTCCGACCGGATGCGCTCGATCTCCAACGCGCCGGTCAGGTACGACGGCGCCTGCGTCGGCCACGCGCAGTACCGGCTGACCTCGCCGACGGCCGTGCCCGGCGTCAGCGACGCCTTCGTGGTCATGAACTCCTCGGCCTCCTCGACACCCATGTCGCCGCAGTGCAGCGCGGTGTCCACGATCATCCGCGCCGCCCGGAACAACCGCGCCTCGACGTGCGCCAGCTCCTGCGCGCGCGCCTTGGCCGCGTCACCGACGACCGCCGCGGTGAAGTAGCCGTGCTCGCGCAGCAGCTTCTCCGCGTACAGCGCCCAGCCCTCGGAGAAGTACGGGGTGCGGAACACCTTGCGCACCGGCCGGTCCTGCGCGGCCAGCCACGACAGGTGCCAGTGGTGACCGGGGTACGCCTCGTGCACGGCGATCGTGGCCAGCTGGGCGCGGGAGTTCGTGCGCAGCCGCTGGGTGGTCTGCTCGGCGGTGAACCCGTCCGGCGGGAACGGCACGAAGAAGTGGCCCGTCCGCTGGTCGGTCAGCGGTGGCGGCGACATGTAGGACGCCACCGCCAGCACCGGGCGCTGGAACGTCGGCGACGGCACCACCCGGCACTCCTCGCCCTCGGCGAAGGTCACCAGGCCGTGCTCGACCAGGAAGTCCCGGGCCCGCCGCGTCTCCGCCTCGTACTCGGCGCGCATCGCCTCCGGCGTCGGCGGGTGGTCGTCCTGGAACGACGCCATCACCGCGTGCCAGTCGTCGGTGCCGGCCAGCTCGCGCATCTCGGCGTCCAGCTCGGCGTAGGCGGCCCGGCCGCGCTCGTGCAGCTCGGCCGCGCCGTAGCCCAGCACCTCCTGCTCGCGCAGCAGCGTCGAGTACAGCGCCTCGCCCATCCGCCAGTCGCCACCGGCGCGCCCGGCGAACCCGTCCAGGAACGCGGCCAGCTCGTCGAACGCCCGCGCCGCCGGCTCCGCGGCCTGGGCCAGCTCCGCGCGCAGCCCTGGGTCCGACACCTCGGCGGGCAGGGTCGCGGTGAGGAACGCCCGGCCGGTGCGCGCCTGGTCGGCGGCCCGCCGCACGATCCTCGGCGCGGCCAGGTCCGGGTCCAGGTTCGCCCGGCACGCGGCCAGCACGGCGGGCACCTCGGCCAGCCGCTGCACCACGCTCGCCACCAGCTCCGGCTCCGGCCGCAGCCGGTTGAGGAACGCGCTGAACAACGGGTACAGCACCGCGGTCGTGTAGGTCGACGGGTCACGACGCCACGCGGGCCACGTCGCCTTCGCCCGCACGCCGCGCAGCACGGACACGACGAGGTCGCGGTCCACCGAGCCCTGGAGGTCGTCCGCGCGGACCGCGGCGAACCGGTCGAGCCACGCGTCCGCGCCGCGTTCGTATTCGGTGAACGCGGCCGCGCTGAAATCGCCGAGGGTGTGGTCATGGGCGAGCGAGCCGAGCATCGCGGCACTGCCCGGGTTGCGGTCGAAGTGCCAGGCGAGGAACTGTTCGACCAGGTGGGTGAGCTGTGGGGTATCCGTCACGACCCGCAAGCTACCTCCCGACCGGTCGGTCCGGGAGGTGGCGCAAATTCCGTTGGGATTTGCCTGTTGACGCTTTAGGTTCACCGCGTCACAGGGGGAGGTAATGACCGTGAAGCACAACAACCCGGAATTCGCCGAGATCGCGCGGCGCGCCACGATCCTGCGCACGCAGGTGGGGTCGGGCGTGCACGGCACCGCCATCGAGGGCACCGACGACCGCGACGAGATGGGTGTGTGCGTCGAGCCGCCGGAGTTCGTCATCGGGCTGCGCCGCTTCGAGCAGTACATCCACCGCAGCGCCGAGGAACGCACCGGTGTGGTCAACACCCCGTCCGGTCCCGGCGACCTCGACCTGGTCACCTACTCGCTCCGCAAGTGGCTGCGGCTGGCGTTGCAGGGCAACCCGACCGTGCTGCTGCCGCTGTTCGCGCCCGAGCACGAGATCGTCGAGATCACCGACCTGGGGCGTGAGCTGCGCGACAACGCGGACATGATCGTGTCGCGGCTGGCCGGGCGGCGGTTCATCGGCTACCTGCACAGCCAGCGCCGGCGCATGGTGGACGGCACGGTGGCCCGGCGCGTCAACCGGCCGGAGCTGGTGGCGCGGCACGGCTACGACACCAAGTACGCCGCGCACATGGTGCGGTTGGGCGTGCAGGGCGTCGAGCTGCTGGAGACCGGCCGGATCACGCTGCCGATGCCCGAGCCGTGGCTGACCTGGATCCGCGACCTGCGGCAGGGGCGGCACGCGCGGGAGGAGGCGATGGACGCGGCCGCGTCGCTGGAGGCCAGGCTGGAGGAGCTGCTCCTGGACTCGTCGCTGCCCGAGCGGCCCGACCACGCCCGCGCCGACAAGTGGCTGGTCGAGGCCTACGAGTCGGTGTGGTCGACGGTGTGGTCTGCGGCCTGACGAGCGGTCGTGAGTGCGGTCACGTGCGCGCAAGTTACCGGCAGGTTCTAGTCTGGCCGACGTGGCAGAGGACAAGAAGATCGGGCGTGCGGTGAAGACGGCGACGGCGTTCGTGGCCGCGCACGGCAAGCCCGCCCGCGCCGTCGTGGAGAACGTCGGGCGGGCGGGCGCGCGCGTCGTGCTGGTCGGCGACGACGGTGCCCTGGGCGACGTGGTGCTGCCGGACGTGGCGTCGGCGGAGGCCGTGGTCGAGGCCGTCGCGGACCTGGAGCGGCACGAGTGGGACCGCGAGACCACGGCCGCGGTGAAGATCGGCCCGGCGCACCGGCGCAAGATGGGCGGCCGATGAAGGTCCTCTTCGCCACCTGCGACTCGCTGCCCGCCGGCGACGGCGACGACGACGCCCTGGTGGACGCGTTGGCCGACGTCGGCGTGCAGGTGTCGTGGACGACGTGGGGCACGCCGGTGCGGGCCGACCTGGTCGTGCTGCGGTCGACCTGGGACTACACCGAGCGGCTGCCGGAGTTCCTGGCGTGGTGCGACGCCGAGCCCGCGCTGGTGAACCCGGCGTCCGTGGTGCGGTGGAACACCGACAAGACCTACCTGGTCGACCTCGCGCGCCACGGCGTGCCGGTCGTGCCGACGGCGGTGGCCGGGCCGGGCTTCACCGACTGGCCGGACGGCGAGTTCGTGGTGAAGCCGACCGTCGGCGCCGGTTCGCGGGGCGCGCTGCGCGTCGCGGCGGGCGATCACGCGTCGGCCGCCGCGCACCTGGCCGGCCTCGGCGTGCCGGCGCTCGTGCAGCCCTACCAGTCGCGGGTGGACTCGGCCGGCGAGACCGCGATGGTGTTCCTCGGCGGCCAGTACTCGCACGCGTTCACCAAGGGCGCCATGCTCGTCCCGGACGCCGAGTACGACGAGTCCGGCCTGTACCTGCTGGAACGCCTGTCCGGTGCGACGCCGTCACCGGCGCAGCGCCGGGTCGCCGAGGACGTCATGGACGCCGCCGCCGAGCTGACCGGCCTGCGCCGCCACGACTTCCTGTACGCGCGGGTCGACCTGATCCCGGGCACCGACGACGCGCCGCTGCTGCTGGAACTGGAACTGGTCGAACCGTCGCTGGGCTTCCGCCAGACCGACTCGACCGCCCCGCTCCGCTTCGCCTCGGCCGTCCGCGCGGCCCTCGCCCGGCGGTAGGACATCCGCAACGCCGAACGCCGGAGCGGAGTGCTCCGGCGTCCGGCGCGTCCTACTTGAGGCCGGAGCCGATGCCGGTCAGGGAGCGGACCTCCATCTCGGCCTGCTTGGCCGGGTCGGACTTCTCCTTGCTCAGGACCGTGCCCAGGTAGCCGCACAGGAACGAGAACGGGATCGACACCAGGCCCGGGTTGCTCAGCGGGAACCAGGCGAAGTCGACGTCCGGGAAGATCGACGACTTCGCGCCGGACACCGCGGGGGAGAAGACGAGCAGGAAGACGCACGACCCGAGCCCGCCGTAGACCGCCCACAGCGTCCCCGGCGTGTTGAACCGCTTCCAGAACATCGAGTAGATGATCGTCGACAGGTTCGCCGACGCGGCCAGCGCGAACGCCAGCGCCACCAGGAACGCCACGTTCTGGCCGTTCGCCGCGATGCCGCCGACGATCGCCAGCAGGCCCACCACGATCGCGGTCAGCCGGGCGACCCGCACCTCCGACCGCGGGTCGGCCTGGCCCCGCTTGATCACGTTCGCGTACACGTCGTGCGCGAACGACGCCGACGCCGTCAACGTCAGACCGGCCACCACCGCGAGGATCGTCGCGAACGCCACCGCGCTCACCACGCCCAGCAGCACCGCGCCGCCGACCTCGTAGGCCAGCAGCGGCGCGGCCGAGTTCTCGCCGCCCGGCGCCGCCGTGATCTCCTTCGACCCGACCAGCGCCAGCGCGCCGAACCCGATCACCAGCGTGCACAGGTAGAACGTGGCCATCATCCACGTCGCCCACACCACCGAGCGGCGCGCTTCGCGGGCGTTCGGCACGGTGTAGAACCGCATCAGCACGTGCGGCAGCGAGGCCGTGCCGAGCACCAGGGCCAGCGCCAGCGAGATGAAGTCGAGCCGGCTGGTCGGCGTGGCGCCGTACCGCACGCCCGGCTCCAGCACCTCCGGCCCGAGCGGCGTGTTCCGCGACGCCGTCTCCAGGATCGCCGACAGGCTGAAGCCGAACTTGCCGAGCAGGAACACCGACATCAGGGTCACGCACATGATCAGGAAAACGGCCTTGATGATCTGCACCCACGTGGTGCCCTTCATGCCGCCCAGCAGCACGTACAGCACCATCACGATGCCGACCACCGCGATGATGACCGACTGGCCGACCTTGCTGTGCACGTCCAGCAGCAGCGCCATCAGCGCGCCCGCGCCCGCCATCTGCGCGATCATGTAGAACAGCGAGATCACCAGGGTCACGTTGGCCGCCGCGGCGCGCACCGGGCGCTGCCGCATCCGGAACGCCAGCACGTCGCCGAGGGTGAACCGGCCGGTGTTGCGCAACCGCTCCGCGATGATCATCAGGCCGAGCAGCCAGGACACGACCCAGCCGATCGAGTACAGGAACCCGTCGTAGCCGTTGACCGCGATGCTGCCGGAGATGCCGAGGAACGACGCGGCGGACAGGAAGTCGCCCGACAGCGCGATGCCGTTCTGCGGCCCGGTGAAGCTGCTGCCCGCGGCGTAGTAGTCCGACGCGGTGGCGTTGCGGCTGCCCGCCCGGTACACGATGTAGAGGGTGATCAACACGAAGACGCTGAAGACGCCCAGGTTGATCGCGGTGTTGCCGCCCATCAGGCCCGGTCCTCCGCGGTGAGCGAGCGGACCGCGTCGACCTGCGGGTCGAGCTTGCGCCGGGCGTAGCGCGCGTACGCCAGCGTCAGCGCGATCGTCGTCACGAACTGGAGCAGGCCGAACAGCAGGCCGAGGTTGATCACGCCCCACACCGGGGTGCCCATCAGGTCCGGCGCGTACGCCGACAGCGCGACGTAACCCAGGTACCACAGCAGGAACCCGCACGTGACCGGCACCACGAAGACCGTGATCCGCCGGCGCAGCTCGCGGAAATCGGCGCTCGCCTGAAGCGCGACGAAGTCCGGGTCGCCCGCTTCGTCGACCAACAGGGGCGTGCCCGGGTCGTCGAAAGTGGCGAAGCCGCGCCCGCCGCGGGCGGGTCTCGAATCCGTCGGAGGCAGGATCGCCTTCGTCATCAATCCTCCACGGGGATTTGCCTCGCCGCGCACGCGGATGCGCGGGCCGGCGGCGAGCGCTCAGCGTAACCGCGTTGCGCCGTCAGTCAACGGCGTACCGCCGACGGTCGGGTCACCGCTGCTCAGTCGATGCCGGACCGTTGCCTCGGGCGGCGTCCGGGGTACCCCCGGTCGTCACGCTGCGCCGATCGGATGAGGACCTACCGCAAGGTCGTTGTCCCACGCCTGTCCACCACCTACTATCCGCCCAGCAACACCCACGCTCGTCGGTCATCAATACGTCGACGTCGTTCAACTTCGAAACAACTACGGACTTTCCGGGGCTTGTCTGGTGACTGGCGACAACAACGCGCGCGGGCAGTGGTGGAGTGCCGTCGCGGACTGGCGGAATTGGCGTCTGCCGGTCAAGCTCGCCGCCGTCCTGGCGGTGCCCGTGCTCGTCGCCGTCGGCGCGGGCCTGGTGCAGATCCGCGGGTACGTCAAGAGCGCCGACGCCTACGCCTCGGTGCAGCGCGTCGTGACGCTGCGCGCCGGCATGGACCCGCTGATCGCGGGCGTGCAGGCCGAGCGCGCGTTCGCCGCGCAGCGGGCCGAGGGCTCCGGGGTGGACGAGAAGAAGTTCCGCGAGCTCACCGGCATCACCGACAACGCCGCCGCCGGTGTGCGCAACCTGATGGAGCGCACCACGACCCTCGGCGAGGTCGCCAACGCCCGGTTCCGCGACGCCGCCGCCCAGCTCGACGGCCTGCCGCAACTGCGCGAACGCGTCGTGTCCGGCAGCGTCGACCTCGAAGGCGCCATCGGCGGCTACACCGTGGTGGCCCGCGCCCTGCTCGACTTCGACCAGGCCATGGTCGGCGACTTCGGCGACCCGGCGCTGTCCGGCACCGCGACCGCCCTGCACAACCTCGCCATGGCGGGCGAGCAGGTGTCCTGGCAGCACGCCACCGTGCTGGCCGGCATCAGCCGCGGCAGGCTGACCGACAACGAGGTCACCGCGCTGGAGCAGTCCTACACCCGCCAGCAGGACAAGCTGGCCGACTTCTCCGCCGTCGCGACGCCCCAGCAGCAGGCCGACTACCGCAGCACCGTCTCCGGCCAGGCCGTCGATCTGCGCAACAGCCTGTTCCAGCAGGTCCGCACCAACTCCGGCGCGGTCGAGCTGCTGGTCAAGGCCGACGCGTGGAACAGCGGCTCGGAGGCGACCCTCAAGCAGCTCGGCGTGGTGCTGCGGTCCCTGGAAGGCCAGCTCACCGCCACGGCCGGCCGGTTGCAGGACTCCACCAGCGACCGCGCGGGCGCGGCGGCCGTGATCCTGCTGGCGTCGATGTTCGCCGCCGCCGCGGTGGGCTTCGTCGTCGGCAACTACCTGCTGCGCTCCCTGCGCGCGTTGCGCACTGCGGCGCTGGACGTCGCCGAGCACCGCCTGCCCACCCTGGTGGCGCAACTGCGGGAGAACGCCGCGCACGACGTCACCGTCCAGCCCGTGCCCGTGCACACGAAGGAGGAGCTGGGCCAGTTGGCGCGCGCGTTCGACGCGGTGCACCGGCAGGCCGTCAGCTCCGCGGCCGAGCAGGCCGACCTGCGCACCGGCATGCGCAACGCGTTCATCAACCTGTCCCGCCGCAGCCAGGGCCTGGTGGAGCGGCAGCTCAAGCTCATGGAGGAGCTGGAGCGGCAGGAGGAGAACCCCGAGCAGCTGGCGAACCTGTTCAAGCTGGACAACCTCGCCACCCGGATGCGCCGCAACAACGAGAACCTGATGGTGCTGTCCGGCAGCGACGTGGCCCGCCGCTTCACCCGCCCCGTGCCGCTGGGCGACGTGCTGCGCGCCGCGGCGTCGGAGATCGAGCAGTACCAGCGCGTCGTCGTGCAGACCACGCCGTCGGTGGAGGTCGTCGGCTACGCGGCGGGCGACCTGGTGCGGCTGGTCGCCGAGCTGCTGGACAACGCGACGACGTTCTCGCCGCCGCGCACCCAGGTGATCGTCGGCGGCCGGCCCCGGACCGGCGGCGGTGTGCTCGTCGATGTGGTCGACCTCGGCGTCGGCATGTCCGAGGAGGACCTGGCGCAGGCCAACCGCCGGATCGCGCTGGCCGCGTCGGAGGACAGCGGCGAACTGCCCGTGTCCCGGCAGCTCGGCCTGTACGTGGTCGGCCGGCTCGCCGGTCGGCACGGCATCGAGGTGGTGCTGCGCGAGCAGGGCGACGGGCTGCGCGCGGTCGTGGCGCTGCCCGCCGAGCTGGTCCGCGCGACCGGACCGCTGACGGGTCGCCCGGTGCCCGCCCAGGCCGCCGCCCCGACCGCCGGGCCCCAGCCCGTGCCGCCGCCCTCGACCGGACCCCAGCCGGTCCTGCCGCGCAACGGCGTGCCGCACCCCGCGTCACCGTCGACCGGCCCGCAGCCCGTCGTGCCGCACCCCTCCACGGGCCCGCGACCGGCCGCCACGCCGCCGAACGGCGTGCCGCACCACTCGACCGGGCCCCAGCCGGTCCTGCCGCGCGCCGGCCTGCCGCCGCAGCCCGTGCTGCCGCCCCCCGTGCCCCTGAAAGAGGACGGGTGGAGCCCGTTTCGCGGGCGCGCGATCGACCCGCCCGACACCGCACCGCCCGCCCCGCCGGCCTCCGCGCCGCGGCGGACGGCCTCGACCTGGTTCGGCGGCGCCCCGGTGCCGCCCGCACCGGCGGAACCGGCGCGGCACCGCGCCGCGGACACCCACGCGCGCGGGGAGGCGCCCGTGAACGACGAGCCCGTGAACGACATTCCGGCGGAACTGCCCAAGAGGCAGCCGCGGACCAATCTGGTGGCCGAACGGCCGAGTGCGCCCGACGCGGTGGCACCCGTACGGAGGGATCCGCAGGCGACACGCGGGTTCCTCGCCAGCTACCAGACCGGTATCCGGCAAGGTGTCCGGGGATCCGGTGAGAATCGAGCTGGGCAGGAGAACGGATGAGCACGCAGAAGTCGCGGCAGGTCGACCAGTTCGGCTGGTTGGTGAGCAACTTCGCCGATCGCGTGCCCGGGGTGGCCCACGCCGTGGTGATCTCGGTGGACGGCCTGCTGCTGACCGCGTCCAACGGCCTGCCCGACGACCGGGCCGACCAGTTGGCCGCGATCGCGGCGGGCGTGGCGAGCCTGACCGAGTCGGCGGCGAGGTGCTTCGACGGCGGCGGCGTGTTGCGCTCGGTGATCGAGATGCAGTACGGGATCATGCTGCTGATGTCCATCCGGGACGGCTCGTGCCTGGCGGTGCTCGCCGCCCCGGACGCCGACGTCGGCCAGGTCGCCTACGAGATGACCGTGGTCGTCGACCAGGTAGGCCAGCTCCTGACCCCGGAGCTGCGCGCCCAGCTCCACGGCGTGAAGCGGATGATGGCCCGCCCGTCTGCGTGAGGTGGTCATGGACCGGAACGAGGAGCCTGGGACGTCGGACGAGACGTTCGCCGCCCTGCTCAACGGGTTCAGCCTCGACTCCTCCCGCCGTCGCAAGCAGGAGAAGCCGAGGGCCGAGCAACCCGCCGCCCCGACCGGCGACAGCCGGGACACGGGGGACACCAGGCCCCACCGCCCCGTCTTCGACGACGACGAGGACGACTTCGAGTACCCGCGCGAGGAGGCGGCGTCGATCGTCCGCGCCTACTCGTGGACCGGCGGCCGCACGACCTCGTCGTTCCAGCTCGAGATCGAGACGCTGGTGTCGGCGGTGGACTGGGACTACCCGGGCGCGATGAAGTCCGAGTACCACGAGGTGATCAACCTCGTGGCCCGGCCGCGGTCGGTGGCGGAGATCGCCGCGCTGCTGCGCCTGCCGCTGGGCGTGGCCAAGGTGCTGCTGGGCGACATGGCCGAACGCGGCCTGATCGACGTCCACGACACCGCGTCCACCGACGGCGCCCAGCCGGACCTGGGCCTGATGGAACGCGTCCTCGCCGGCCTCCGCCGCCTCTGACCCCCGCGCGAGTCGAACCCCCAGGTCCCGAGTGTCGAACACTCAGGTCCCGAGAGTCCTACGTTCGGAACACCCGAATTCAACGCTCAGGACCGGCGCGCCGCCTTTGCGTGATGATCAGCACACGACCTATCGTGGTTTCAGTGCCGACCGAAGTGTCGGCGTGGAGCCGAGGGGGTCTGATGAGCGTCGGACGGGAAACGCGGCTGTCGGCGTGGATCGAGCGGTTCGCCGCGCACTTCGCCGAGGAGGGCATCCCGCTGATCGGCGGCCGCATCCTCGGCTACCTGCTGGTGTGCCAGCCCACGGAACGGACCGCCGCCGAGCTGTCCCAGGAGCT is a window from the Saccharothrix saharensis genome containing:
- a CDS encoding ATP-grasp domain-containing protein; the encoded protein is MKVLFATCDSLPAGDGDDDALVDALADVGVQVSWTTWGTPVRADLVVLRSTWDYTERLPEFLAWCDAEPALVNPASVVRWNTDKTYLVDLARHGVPVVPTAVAGPGFTDWPDGEFVVKPTVGAGSRGALRVAAGDHASAAAHLAGLGVPALVQPYQSRVDSAGETAMVFLGGQYSHAFTKGAMLVPDAEYDESGLYLLERLSGATPSPAQRRVAEDVMDAAAELTGLRRHDFLYARVDLIPGTDDAPLLLELELVEPSLGFRQTDSTAPLRFASAVRAALARR
- a CDS encoding FKBP-type peptidyl-prolyl cis-trans isomerase, with the protein product MRTVGRTALALVSLLSAGLALTACTASDRPSTLTNTPPATAAQPEAQEPTEADLPEPSGPPCEVAQYQVTGAAGEKPTITVPTGCTPQDGLLVEDLAEGTGAEIKPGSTAQVHYVLATFRDQKTREASWDSGEPFEVENIGQAQVIKGWNEGLIGLKEGGRRLLVVPSDKGYPNGSGDIQPGETLIFVVDAVKVEG
- a CDS encoding DUF485 domain-containing protein, with the protein product MTKAILPPTDSRPARGGRGFATFDDPGTPLLVDEAGDPDFVALQASADFRELRRRITVFVVPVTCGFLLWYLGYVALSAYAPDLMGTPVWGVINLGLLFGLLQFVTTIALTLAYARYARRKLDPQVDAVRSLTAEDRA
- a CDS encoding DUF885 domain-containing protein; the encoded protein is MTDTPQLTHLVEQFLAWHFDRNPGSAAMLGSLAHDHTLGDFSAAAFTEYERGADAWLDRFAAVRADDLQGSVDRDLVVSVLRGVRAKATWPAWRRDPSTYTTAVLYPLFSAFLNRLRPEPELVASVVQRLAEVPAVLAACRANLDPDLAAPRIVRRAADQARTGRAFLTATLPAEVSDPGLRAELAQAAEPAARAFDELAAFLDGFAGRAGGDWRMGEALYSTLLREQEVLGYGAAELHERGRAAYAELDAEMRELAGTDDWHAVMASFQDDHPPTPEAMRAEYEAETRRARDFLVEHGLVTFAEGEECRVVPSPTFQRPVLAVASYMSPPPLTDQRTGHFFVPFPPDGFTAEQTTQRLRTNSRAQLATIAVHEAYPGHHWHLSWLAAQDRPVRKVFRTPYFSEGWALYAEKLLREHGYFTAAVVGDAAKARAQELAHVEARLFRAARMIVDTALHCGDMGVEEAEEFMTTKASLTPGTAVGEVSRYCAWPTQAPSYLTGALEIERIRSEFTGSPREFHDTVAGAGALPLGLARKVALGG
- a CDS encoding quinone oxidoreductase family protein, with translation MPKAVVVRATGGPGALEFTDVEAKSPGSGELLVDVAAAGVNFIDCYHREGRYPLALPFGPGLEGAGRVSAVGPDVTGFAVGDRVAWAQSLGSYAEQAVVPVGDAVPVPDGVDDDTAGALLLQGLTAHYLVASTYPVQKGDTVLVHAAAGGVGLLLVQLAKARGARVIGTVSTEAKEALAREAGADEVIRYDRVDFAPVVRELTDGVGVAAVYDGVGATTFDGSLASLKPRGMLALFGASSGAVPPFDPLRLNQAGSVFLTRPSLGAHVATREELEWRTGELFEAVVGGALTVRIGGRYPLAEARRAHEDLEGRRTTGKLLLVP
- a CDS encoding nucleotidyltransferase domain-containing protein, which produces MTVKHNNPEFAEIARRATILRTQVGSGVHGTAIEGTDDRDEMGVCVEPPEFVIGLRRFEQYIHRSAEERTGVVNTPSGPGDLDLVTYSLRKWLRLALQGNPTVLLPLFAPEHEIVEITDLGRELRDNADMIVSRLAGRRFIGYLHSQRRRMVDGTVARRVNRPELVARHGYDTKYAAHMVRLGVQGVELLETGRITLPMPEPWLTWIRDLRQGRHAREEAMDAAASLEARLEELLLDSSLPERPDHARADKWLVEAYESVWSTVWSAA
- a CDS encoding solute symporter family protein; amino-acid sequence: MGGNTAINLGVFSVFVLITLYIVYRAGSRNATASDYYAAGSSFTGPQNGIALSGDFLSAASFLGISGSIAVNGYDGFLYSIGWVVSWLLGLMIIAERLRNTGRFTLGDVLAFRMRQRPVRAAAANVTLVISLFYMIAQMAGAGALMALLLDVHSKVGQSVIIAVVGIVMVLYVLLGGMKGTTWVQIIKAVFLIMCVTLMSVFLLGKFGFSLSAILETASRNTPLGPEVLEPGVRYGATPTSRLDFISLALALVLGTASLPHVLMRFYTVPNAREARRSVVWATWMMATFYLCTLVIGFGALALVGSKEITAAPGGENSAAPLLAYEVGGAVLLGVVSAVAFATILAVVAGLTLTASASFAHDVYANVIKRGQADPRSEVRVARLTAIVVGLLAIVGGIAANGQNVAFLVALAFALAASANLSTIIYSMFWKRFNTPGTLWAVYGGLGSCVFLLVFSPAVSGAKSSIFPDVDFAWFPLSNPGLVSIPFSFLCGYLGTVLSKEKSDPAKQAEMEVRSLTGIGSGLK
- a CDS encoding DUF742 domain-containing protein — translated: MDRNEEPGTSDETFAALLNGFSLDSSRRRKQEKPRAEQPAAPTGDSRDTGDTRPHRPVFDDDEDDFEYPREEAASIVRAYSWTGGRTTSSFQLEIETLVSAVDWDYPGAMKSEYHEVINLVARPRSVAEIAALLRLPLGVAKVLLGDMAERGLIDVHDTASTDGAQPDLGLMERVLAGLRRL
- a CDS encoding nitrate- and nitrite sensing domain-containing protein; translated protein: MTGDNNARGQWWSAVADWRNWRLPVKLAAVLAVPVLVAVGAGLVQIRGYVKSADAYASVQRVVTLRAGMDPLIAGVQAERAFAAQRAEGSGVDEKKFRELTGITDNAAAGVRNLMERTTTLGEVANARFRDAAAQLDGLPQLRERVVSGSVDLEGAIGGYTVVARALLDFDQAMVGDFGDPALSGTATALHNLAMAGEQVSWQHATVLAGISRGRLTDNEVTALEQSYTRQQDKLADFSAVATPQQQADYRSTVSGQAVDLRNSLFQQVRTNSGAVELLVKADAWNSGSEATLKQLGVVLRSLEGQLTATAGRLQDSTSDRAGAAAVILLASMFAAAAVGFVVGNYLLRSLRALRTAALDVAEHRLPTLVAQLRENAAHDVTVQPVPVHTKEELGQLARAFDAVHRQAVSSAAEQADLRTGMRNAFINLSRRSQGLVERQLKLMEELERQEENPEQLANLFKLDNLATRMRRNNENLMVLSGSDVARRFTRPVPLGDVLRAAASEIEQYQRVVVQTTPSVEVVGYAAGDLVRLVAELLDNATTFSPPRTQVIVGGRPRTGGGVLVDVVDLGVGMSEEDLAQANRRIALAASEDSGELPVSRQLGLYVVGRLAGRHGIEVVLREQGDGLRAVVALPAELVRATGPLTGRPVPAQAAAPTAGPQPVPPPSTGPQPVLPRNGVPHPASPSTGPQPVVPHPSTGPRPAATPPNGVPHHSTGPQPVLPRAGLPPQPVLPPPVPLKEDGWSPFRGRAIDPPDTAPPAPPASAPRRTASTWFGGAPVPPAPAEPARHRAADTHARGEAPVNDEPVNDIPAELPKRQPRTNLVAERPSAPDAVAPVRRDPQATRGFLASYQTGIRQGVRGSGENRAGQENG
- a CDS encoding roadblock/LC7 domain-containing protein codes for the protein MSTQKSRQVDQFGWLVSNFADRVPGVAHAVVISVDGLLLTASNGLPDDRADQLAAIAAGVASLTESAARCFDGGGVLRSVIEMQYGIMLLMSIRDGSCLAVLAAPDADVGQVAYEMTVVVDQVGQLLTPELRAQLHGVKRMMARPSA